A window of Paenibacillus sp. 19GGS1-52 contains these coding sequences:
- a CDS encoding ABC transporter ATP-binding protein: MNVIEINNLTKTYGKSRGITDISFNVEEGEIFGFIGPNGAGKSTTIRTLLSLIYPTSGNAKIFGKDCIEFAPEIKKQIGYLPSEVFYYDNMKVIDLLKYSASFYKKDCTKRIKELAEIMDLDLTKKIDDLSLGNKKKVGIVQGLLHEPKLIILDEPTSGLDPLMQQKFFELLEIEHQKGATVLFSSHILSEVQRLCSRVAIIKEGQIVTVEKISTLQENNYKKFKIHTKSNLDKSYFDVAGVSKLEVEGNSVSFLFKGNLNIVLKKIAETEIANVWIEEPDLEEIFMHYYVKEA, from the coding sequence ATGAATGTAATCGAAATTAATAACCTGACCAAAACTTATGGCAAGTCCAGAGGGATTACAGACATCAGCTTTAATGTCGAAGAGGGCGAGATCTTTGGTTTCATTGGCCCCAACGGTGCCGGGAAATCGACGACCATCAGAACCTTATTGTCATTAATTTATCCAACCAGCGGAAATGCGAAGATCTTTGGTAAGGATTGTATTGAATTCGCTCCGGAAATCAAGAAGCAGATCGGCTATTTGCCATCTGAAGTGTTCTATTACGACAATATGAAGGTGATCGACCTGTTGAAATATTCAGCCAGCTTCTATAAAAAGGACTGTACGAAACGAATCAAGGAACTTGCGGAAATCATGGATCTGGATCTCACGAAGAAAATTGATGATTTATCCTTGGGAAATAAAAAGAAGGTAGGGATTGTCCAAGGGTTGCTCCATGAGCCGAAGCTTATTATTCTGGATGAACCCACGAGCGGCTTAGATCCGCTGATGCAGCAGAAATTTTTTGAATTGCTGGAGATCGAGCATCAAAAAGGCGCGACGGTATTATTTTCCTCCCATATCTTAAGTGAAGTTCAGCGGTTATGCAGTCGGGTCGCAATCATTAAAGAAGGTCAGATCGTTACGGTGGAGAAGATTAGTACCCTGCAAGAAAACAACTATAAGAAATTCAAGATTCACACGAAATCTAACCTGGATAAGAGTTACTTTGATGTAGCGGGTGTGAGTAAATTAGAGGTGGAGGGTAACAGCGTCAGCTTCCTATTTAAAGGCAACCTCAATATCGTGTTGAAAAAAATTGCTGAAACGGAAATCGCCAACGTATGGATCGAAGAGCCGGACCTGGAGGAGATCTTTATGCACTACTATGTAAAGGAGGCCTAG
- a CDS encoding TetR/AcrR family transcriptional regulator — MFAKFLNLHPEKQDRILNAALKEFTKKGYQNASTNEIVKEAEISKGLLFHYFNNKKDLYLFLYDHFMEMLLEEIQAKIDWSENDIFIRYRQVAILKFGLFQKYPDAFDFIKAAYPEDASEVKVDLERRKKELLDQGYKEFFADIDYSKFKEGIDITMTMQIIFWTMEGFAYHLQDKVATIPLDQMKIEEITAEMDSYSEILRNAFYK; from the coding sequence TTGTTTGCGAAATTTCTAAATCTACACCCGGAGAAGCAGGATCGAATATTAAATGCAGCCCTGAAGGAGTTCACCAAAAAGGGGTATCAAAATGCATCTACAAATGAAATTGTGAAGGAAGCTGAAATATCAAAGGGGTTATTATTTCACTACTTTAATAATAAGAAGGACCTGTACTTATTTCTGTACGATCATTTTATGGAAATGCTGCTCGAAGAAATACAAGCCAAGATCGATTGGAGTGAAAATGACATTTTCATTCGCTACAGGCAGGTGGCCATCCTTAAGTTTGGTCTTTTTCAAAAATATCCCGATGCCTTCGATTTTATCAAGGCGGCCTATCCCGAAGATGCCAGTGAAGTCAAAGTGGATTTAGAGCGCAGGAAAAAAGAATTATTGGATCAGGGCTACAAAGAATTTTTTGCAGATATTGATTATTCTAAATTCAAAGAGGGAATCGACATCACGATGACGATGCAGATTATTTTTTGGACCATGGAGGGCTTCGCCTATCATCTGCAGGATAAAGTGGCAACTATTCCACTGGATCAAATGAAGATAGAGGAAATCACAGCGGAAATGGATAGTTATAGCGAGATTTTGAGAAATGCTTTTTATAAATAG